One Acidobacteriota bacterium DNA window includes the following coding sequences:
- a CDS encoding efflux RND transporter periplasmic adaptor subunit → MAKRMVLMLVAMTLFLATIGFVKTRQIQAAIAQGQAYRPPPEAITTTIAKPEIWRKTLGAIGTTAAVQGVMVSADLPGLVDRIAFQSGRTVAAGDLLVHLDTRQEEAQAAAAIAKRDLARLSRDRIQGLRAKGVTSQSELDATEAEFRQAEASVGEIQATIQRKTIRAPFTGLLGIREVNLGQYLDSGQRIVQLQALDPIYVNFSVPQQDLALVPPGAEVRLTDDGQKDLSMTGKVFALASVVDEKTRNVQVQAVFANPSGRVRPGMFVRAEVALKAQDEVTPIPTSAIKYAPYGDSVFVVEEMKGPDGAAYKGLRQQFVKLGPSRGDQIAVLSGLKPGEEIATAGVFKLRNGVAVVVNNEVQPGNDPKPKPEDN, encoded by the coding sequence ATGGCTAAGCGAATGGTCCTGATGCTCGTCGCGATGACGCTTTTCCTCGCGACGATAGGGTTCGTCAAGACACGGCAGATCCAGGCGGCGATCGCGCAGGGTCAGGCGTACAGGCCGCCCCCGGAGGCGATCACGACCACGATCGCGAAGCCCGAGATCTGGCGAAAGACGCTCGGGGCGATCGGCACCACCGCCGCCGTCCAGGGGGTGATGGTCAGCGCGGACCTCCCGGGTCTCGTCGACAGGATCGCCTTTCAGTCGGGCAGAACGGTCGCCGCGGGCGATCTCCTCGTCCACCTCGACACCCGGCAGGAGGAAGCCCAGGCGGCCGCCGCGATCGCGAAGCGCGACCTCGCGCGCCTTTCGCGCGACCGCATCCAGGGGCTGCGCGCGAAGGGGGTCACGTCGCAGTCGGAGCTCGACGCCACCGAGGCCGAGTTTCGCCAGGCGGAGGCGAGCGTCGGCGAGATCCAGGCGACGATTCAGCGCAAGACGATCCGCGCGCCCTTCACGGGCCTCCTCGGCATCCGCGAAGTCAATCTCGGCCAGTACCTCGACAGCGGTCAACGGATCGTCCAGCTCCAGGCCCTCGACCCGATCTACGTGAACTTCTCTGTGCCGCAGCAGGATCTCGCGCTCGTCCCCCCCGGAGCCGAGGTGAGGCTCACGGACGACGGTCAGAAGGACCTTTCAATGACGGGCAAGGTCTTCGCCCTCGCCTCGGTCGTCGACGAGAAGACGCGCAACGTGCAGGTCCAGGCCGTCTTCGCGAACCCGAGCGGGCGCGTGCGGCCCGGCATGTTCGTTCGCGCCGAGGTCGCGCTGAAGGCCCAGGACGAGGTCACCCCCATCCCCACTTCGGCCATCAAGTACGCGCCGTACGGCGACTCGGTCTTCGTGGTCGAGGAGATGAAGGGGCCGGACGGAGCCGCGTACAAGGGGCTGAGGCAGCAGTTCGTGAAGCTGGGTCCGTCGCGGGGAGATCAGATCGCCGTCCTCTCGGGGCTGAAGCCCGGAGAGGAGATCGCGACGGCCGGAGTCTTCAAGCTCCGCAACGGCGTCGCCGTCGTCGTGAACAACGAGGTCCAGCCCGGGAACGACCCGAAGCCGAAGCCCGAGGACAACTGA
- a CDS encoding TolC family protein, which produces MKHAARVVLTALLLAAPLPAAAVTGASATQRPLTLDQAIAMALSTNEAILVQRESVISAEANVSGAKGAYDPALKLTADARRALTPVNSAFSGAPPGELAPTTHTADAGATLEQLLPTGALVTVLANLSRTTTNNNFTLLSPAYSSELGVEFRQPLLRGRSIDAGRLRLRVAAADRRAAGAGLRETVTDSVAAVERAYWSLVAARREISVRKEAVRLAEEQLEQTRLRVEAGAAPETEIAQPRAELENRRGDLSASRESEARAENTLKLLILGDDAQGWGERIEPQDDPDVSPEPIDVDRALQRALAARPEIEGAQAAIDRQRSTVEFSRNASRPALDAIVAYDRFGLAGGENPLGTGFAGAPPIIPSVLEGGWGHSLSMLGENRYSDGRVGLEARFTIGGRTAKADVAVAQSAARQAETLLSSARKTVRAEVLDAAAAMDTAGQRIGSSRAAREAAEVQLSAERDRYAAGLSTNFLVLTRQNDLSHARLDEISARTDYRKAVTEMARATGTLLADRRIDLGPADAAGSR; this is translated from the coding sequence GTGAAGCACGCGGCGCGCGTCGTGCTGACGGCTCTTCTTCTGGCCGCCCCCCTCCCCGCGGCCGCGGTCACCGGCGCTTCGGCGACGCAGCGCCCGCTCACTCTCGACCAGGCGATCGCGATGGCGCTCTCGACGAACGAGGCGATCCTCGTCCAGCGCGAGAGCGTGATCTCCGCCGAGGCGAACGTTTCGGGGGCGAAAGGGGCGTACGATCCGGCGCTGAAGCTGACGGCCGACGCCCGGCGTGCGCTGACGCCCGTCAACTCAGCCTTCTCCGGCGCGCCGCCAGGCGAGCTCGCGCCGACGACGCACACCGCCGATGCAGGGGCGACCCTCGAGCAGCTCCTGCCGACGGGGGCGCTGGTCACCGTGCTCGCCAACCTCTCGCGGACGACGACCAACAACAACTTCACGCTTCTCTCGCCCGCGTACAGCAGCGAGCTCGGAGTCGAATTCCGCCAGCCGCTTCTCCGAGGCCGCAGCATCGACGCCGGCCGGCTCCGCCTGCGGGTCGCGGCGGCCGATCGCCGCGCCGCCGGCGCCGGGCTCCGCGAGACCGTCACGGACTCGGTTGCCGCCGTCGAGCGGGCGTACTGGAGCCTCGTCGCCGCCCGCCGGGAGATCTCCGTGCGTAAGGAGGCGGTGCGGCTTGCCGAGGAGCAGCTCGAGCAGACGCGGCTTCGCGTCGAGGCGGGCGCCGCTCCCGAGACCGAGATCGCCCAGCCGCGCGCCGAGCTCGAGAACCGCCGGGGAGATCTCTCGGCGTCGCGAGAATCGGAAGCGCGCGCCGAGAACACCCTGAAGCTCCTCATTCTCGGAGACGACGCGCAGGGATGGGGAGAGAGGATCGAGCCGCAGGACGATCCCGACGTCTCGCCCGAGCCGATCGACGTCGATCGCGCGCTTCAGCGCGCGCTCGCCGCGCGCCCGGAGATCGAAGGGGCGCAGGCCGCCATCGATCGCCAGCGCTCGACCGTCGAGTTCTCGCGCAACGCCTCGCGACCGGCTCTCGACGCCATCGTCGCGTACGATCGCTTCGGCCTCGCCGGCGGGGAGAACCCGCTCGGCACCGGGTTTGCCGGAGCGCCGCCAATCATCCCGAGCGTCCTCGAGGGCGGATGGGGGCACTCGCTCTCGATGCTCGGCGAGAATCGATACAGCGACGGCCGCGTGGGGCTCGAGGCCCGCTTCACCATCGGCGGGCGGACGGCGAAAGCCGACGTCGCGGTGGCGCAGAGCGCCGCGAGGCAGGCCGAGACGCTCCTGTCGAGCGCCCGGAAAACCGTGCGCGCCGAGGTCCTCGACGCCGCGGCCGCGATGGACACGGCGGGGCAGCGGATCGGCTCGTCGCGCGCCGCCCGCGAGGCGGCCGAAGTGCAGCTCTCCGCCGAGCGCGATCGCTACGCCGCCGGCCTGTCGACCAACTTCCTCGTCCTCACGCGGCAGAATGACCTTTCACACGCCCGCCTCGACGAGATCTCGGCGCGGACCGACTACCGCAAGGCGGTCACCGAGATGGCGCGCGCGACGGGCACGCTCCTCGCGGATCGCCGTATCGACCTCGGGCCCGCAGACGCCGCGGGGTCACGATGA
- a CDS encoding PQQ-dependent sugar dehydrogenase: MTRKTLLAPVVCLLIATGVLSIAHAGTVPAGFVETNLPVDVFQLTDFDWDPTGDIWLISKLGKIEVLHVGDPAPTVVTQLANVSSDGEEGLVGLAIDPDFLTNHFIYFYVTDLGPPVHNKVIRAEVSGNSLLNITTLLDGPELLSIMHMSGGMRFGPDGMLYVTMGDNFQFSPAQDRGSLLGKVLRIARDGSIPSDNPFVSDPNARPEVWALGFRNAWRFMFQPVTGNLFLGDVGDVTWEELDVILKGQDYGWPLVEGPAPPGVAGMTYPIYSYNHNGTGAAIIGGDFMNTLNFPAQYNGNFFYADYALKVVYRMQLDSNNLPTSVEEFATNLPFITHVRVGPDGALYYCSINFQTIYRVAWVGGSNHQPSAIATATPTNGLNPLNVHFDGTGSSDVDPNTTLTYAWAFGDGGTSTAAAPNHTYSIAGSYTASLTVSDGSLTSSASIRIVSGNRAPTATISMPANGSFFNGGDTINFAGSASDPEEGTIPASGFDWTIVFHHNVHTHPFLGPISGITSGSFVTDTTGEPDPNIAYEIILDASDTGAPVGSAAVLTDRKSVFIYPNLSVMSFRATPRADLALQLNSKPMTPPADVTAVVGHSFTLGAVTPQTPGDGHTYVFNDWSDGGALQHSIATQPSNTTYTAHYRCNLITEISGVLASFSGGKMTLNWTAPSDLCLAAGGAVYHVYSAATARPATPPGNFPTSPAFTLIGTTTSTSLTFTPAVGRRFYLVVGIGSDGAEGPVGHYLH, from the coding sequence ATGACTCGAAAAACCCTTCTGGCGCCCGTCGTGTGTCTTCTCATCGCGACAGGCGTGCTGTCGATTGCGCATGCCGGCACGGTTCCCGCCGGGTTCGTCGAGACGAACCTGCCGGTGGACGTGTTCCAGCTCACCGACTTCGACTGGGATCCGACCGGGGACATCTGGCTGATCAGCAAGCTGGGCAAGATCGAGGTGCTGCACGTCGGGGACCCCGCGCCCACCGTCGTCACCCAGCTCGCCAACGTCTCCAGCGACGGCGAGGAGGGGCTGGTCGGGCTCGCGATCGATCCCGACTTCCTCACCAACCACTTCATCTACTTCTACGTCACCGACCTCGGCCCGCCCGTGCACAACAAGGTGATCCGGGCCGAGGTGTCGGGGAACAGCCTCCTCAACATCACCACGCTTCTGGACGGCCCCGAGCTCCTCAGCATCATGCACATGTCCGGCGGCATGCGCTTCGGCCCGGACGGGATGCTGTACGTGACGATGGGAGACAACTTTCAATTCTCCCCGGCGCAGGACAGGGGGTCGCTCCTCGGAAAAGTGCTCCGGATCGCGCGCGACGGCTCCATCCCTTCGGACAACCCCTTCGTGAGCGATCCGAACGCGCGTCCCGAGGTATGGGCGCTCGGCTTCCGGAACGCGTGGCGCTTCATGTTCCAGCCGGTGACCGGCAACCTCTTTCTCGGCGACGTCGGGGACGTCACGTGGGAGGAGCTCGACGTCATCCTGAAGGGGCAGGATTACGGCTGGCCTCTCGTCGAGGGGCCGGCGCCGCCGGGCGTCGCGGGGATGACCTATCCCATTTATTCCTACAACCACAACGGGACAGGGGCCGCGATCATCGGCGGCGACTTCATGAACACGCTGAACTTCCCCGCCCAGTACAACGGAAACTTCTTCTACGCCGACTACGCCCTGAAGGTCGTCTACCGGATGCAGCTCGACTCGAACAACCTGCCCACGAGCGTCGAGGAGTTCGCGACCAATCTCCCCTTCATCACCCACGTGCGCGTCGGCCCCGACGGGGCGCTCTACTATTGCAGCATCAACTTCCAGACGATTTACCGGGTCGCGTGGGTCGGCGGATCGAACCACCAGCCCTCAGCGATCGCGACGGCGACGCCCACGAACGGGCTCAACCCCCTCAACGTCCACTTCGACGGCACCGGCTCGAGCGACGTGGACCCCAACACGACCCTCACGTACGCGTGGGCCTTCGGCGACGGCGGGACCTCCACGGCGGCCGCCCCGAACCACACCTACTCGATCGCAGGCTCGTACACGGCGTCGCTGACGGTGAGCGACGGATCGCTCACGTCGTCGGCCTCGATCCGCATCGTCTCCGGGAACCGAGCCCCGACCGCCACGATCTCGATGCCGGCGAACGGGAGCTTCTTCAATGGCGGCGACACGATCAATTTCGCCGGCTCGGCGTCAGACCCCGAGGAGGGGACGATCCCCGCGTCCGGCTTCGACTGGACGATCGTCTTTCACCACAACGTCCACACGCACCCGTTCCTCGGCCCCATCAGCGGGATCACCTCGGGCAGTTTCGTGACGGACACCACGGGAGAGCCCGACCCGAACATCGCGTACGAGATCATCCTGGACGCCTCCGACACCGGCGCTCCGGTCGGGTCCGCGGCGGTTCTCACGGACCGGAAGAGCGTCTTCATCTACCCCAACCTCAGCGTGATGTCGTTCCGAGCCACGCCGCGCGCCGATCTGGCTCTGCAGCTCAACAGCAAGCCGATGACGCCTCCCGCCGACGTGACCGCCGTGGTCGGGCACTCCTTCACCCTCGGGGCCGTCACGCCGCAGACGCCCGGGGACGGCCACACGTACGTCTTCAACGACTGGTCGGACGGCGGGGCGCTCCAGCACTCCATCGCGACGCAGCCGTCGAACACGACGTACACCGCACACTATCGATGCAATCTGATCACGGAGATCTCGGGGGTCCTCGCCTCCTTCAGCGGAGGCAAGATGACGCTGAACTGGACGGCGCCATCCGACCTCTGCCTCGCGGCAGGCGGCGCGGTCTACCACGTCTACTCCGCAGCGACAGCCCGCCCGGCGACGCCGCCGGGAAACTTCCCGACGTCCCCCGCCTTCACCCTGATCGGGACGACGACGTCCACGTCCCTCACCTTCACCCCCGCGGTCGGCCGCCGCTTCTATCTGGTCGTCGGCATTGGGAGCGACGGCGCCGAGGGGCCCGTGGGCCACTACCTGCACTGA
- a CDS encoding sigma 54-interacting transcriptional regulator yields MEPQSVAKVLARIAETASETLELQEVFNRVAASVRELIPFDNMGVVRIVEERLAVVHAATWDCGNEKPTCSDPTPLELWSPRMRPRPGPLRIDDAETELDPSFRLDAEIIHKGVRSILWQSFRAGDAFSGGVWLSSGRASGFTEEHQQVLAPIAALLGSAVEHWRIWDADRVRRERLDQLESILATLTPSLDVREIFERIAEAVREVMPHDLMVLTELDALARTIRPIGESKRIDARVPSEPVHLTQEEAERCRMESEIFRDLPAELEPTTERNRLLLGSGMLSWLRVPVWMSGEVHGAVSFFDRERSRYGDADVEIARRIADRIALALSYQRLAEEARLAAEARERAERLEATVATLTRELQSQGRGRVIGVSRSWKHVLTQVGRVASSGTTVLITGESGTGKEVVSRLIHQGSPRSAKPLIAINCAALPEQLLESELFGHEKGAFTGAVAAKIGQLEQAAGGTLFLDEITEMSPLVQAKFLRVLQEREFQRVGGTRVLRADVRVVAATNRNLATAIARGQFREDLYYRLNVFEIQIPALRERPDDILPLAESFLDELGRTMGRPAAGISRDACQWLLAYGWPGNVRELRNAIERAILLCDGGLITHEHLPAAIGRSELARERTPAPGTDPATPLPPGGVQLQEMERKFVEQALRSAKGNKSQAARLLGLTRAQLYTRIQKYGFN; encoded by the coding sequence ATGGAACCCCAATCGGTCGCCAAAGTCCTGGCTCGCATCGCCGAGACGGCGTCGGAGACGCTCGAGCTCCAGGAGGTCTTCAACCGGGTGGCCGCCTCCGTCCGCGAGCTGATCCCCTTCGACAACATGGGGGTAGTGCGCATCGTCGAGGAGCGGCTCGCCGTGGTCCATGCCGCGACCTGGGACTGCGGGAACGAGAAGCCCACCTGCTCCGACCCGACGCCGCTCGAGCTCTGGTCCCCGCGCATGCGCCCCCGGCCCGGTCCCCTCCGCATCGACGACGCCGAGACGGAGCTCGATCCGTCGTTCCGTCTCGACGCCGAGATCATCCACAAGGGAGTCCGATCCATCCTCTGGCAGTCGTTCCGCGCGGGGGACGCCTTCTCGGGAGGCGTCTGGCTCAGCTCCGGCCGCGCGTCGGGCTTCACGGAGGAGCACCAGCAGGTCCTCGCCCCGATCGCCGCCCTCCTCGGATCCGCGGTGGAGCACTGGAGGATCTGGGATGCCGACCGCGTGCGCCGCGAGCGCCTCGATCAGCTCGAGTCGATCCTCGCGACCCTCACGCCGTCGCTCGACGTCCGCGAGATCTTCGAGCGCATCGCCGAGGCGGTGCGCGAGGTGATGCCCCACGATCTGATGGTTCTCACCGAGCTCGACGCGCTGGCCCGGACCATCCGGCCGATCGGCGAGTCGAAACGCATCGACGCGCGCGTTCCGAGCGAGCCGGTGCACCTGACCCAGGAGGAGGCCGAGCGCTGCCGGATGGAGTCGGAGATCTTCCGCGATCTCCCGGCGGAGCTCGAGCCCACGACGGAAAGGAACCGCCTGCTCCTCGGGAGCGGCATGCTCTCGTGGCTGAGGGTCCCCGTCTGGATGTCGGGCGAGGTCCACGGCGCGGTGAGCTTCTTCGACCGGGAGCGATCGCGGTACGGCGACGCCGACGTCGAGATCGCGCGCCGGATCGCGGACCGGATCGCCCTCGCCCTGTCCTATCAGCGGCTCGCCGAGGAAGCGCGCCTCGCCGCGGAGGCGCGCGAGCGCGCCGAGCGGCTCGAGGCGACGGTCGCGACGCTGACCCGCGAGCTGCAGTCCCAGGGGCGCGGCCGCGTCATCGGCGTCTCGCGGTCGTGGAAGCACGTCCTCACGCAGGTCGGCCGCGTCGCGTCGTCGGGGACGACGGTCCTCATCACGGGCGAGTCGGGGACGGGCAAGGAGGTCGTGTCACGCCTCATCCACCAGGGATCGCCGCGCTCGGCGAAGCCGCTCATCGCGATCAACTGCGCGGCGCTCCCGGAGCAGCTCCTCGAGTCGGAGCTGTTCGGCCACGAGAAGGGGGCCTTCACCGGAGCCGTCGCGGCCAAGATCGGCCAGCTCGAGCAGGCGGCCGGCGGCACTCTCTTTCTCGACGAGATCACCGAGATGAGCCCTCTCGTCCAGGCGAAATTCCTGCGCGTGCTGCAGGAGCGAGAGTTCCAACGCGTCGGCGGGACCCGAGTCCTCCGCGCCGACGTGCGCGTCGTCGCCGCGACCAACCGGAACCTGGCGACGGCGATCGCCAGGGGACAGTTCCGCGAGGATCTCTACTATCGGCTCAACGTCTTCGAGATCCAGATCCCGGCCCTGCGCGAGCGTCCCGACGACATCCTTCCCCTCGCCGAGTCCTTCCTCGATGAGCTCGGCCGGACGATGGGGCGCCCCGCCGCGGGCATCTCCCGCGACGCATGCCAGTGGCTCCTCGCCTACGGCTGGCCGGGCAACGTCCGCGAGCTCCGGAACGCGATCGAGCGGGCCATCCTCCTCTGCGACGGCGGGCTCATCACGCACGAGCACCTCCCGGCGGCGATCGGCCGCAGCGAGCTCGCGCGCGAGCGGACGCCGGCCCCGGGGACGGATCCGGCCACCCCCCTCCCGCCGGGGGGCGTCCAGCTCCAGGAGATGGAGCGGAAGTTCGTCGAGCAGGCCCTCAGGAGCGCGAAGGGCAACAAGTCGCAGGCGGCCCGGCTCCTCGGGCTCACCCGGGCCCAGCTTTACACGAGAATCCAGAAATACGGGTTCAACTGA
- the pruA gene encoding L-glutamate gamma-semialdehyde dehydrogenase, translating to MEPYAFANEPFVDFSKDENRNKMQEALSHVASKLGRTYPLIIDGKKIERKETFASRNPAKKSQVIGHFAAGTREDVETALAAAWKAFETWQHVAPEDRASVLFRCASILRRRKFEMSAWMVHEVGKPWAEADADTAEAIDFCEFYAREALRLAGKHPLTRVPHERNELRYIPLGAGAAIPPWNFPLAIMAGMTVAAVVTGNTIVMKPSSDAPAIAYAFMEVLEEAGLPPGVVNFLSGAGATVGDPLIDHPRTRFVAFTGSKEVGLRINERAAKPNPGQIWIKRVIVEMGGKDAILVADDADVDEAARGIVASAFGYSGQKCSACSRAIVDAKVYDAVLEKVAAGTRAITVGDPTDPKTQMGPVINDRAQATILGYVEAGKREGRLVTGGEAGSPDGSFVQPTVIADVPARGKIAQEEIFGPVLAVIKAKDFEDGLRIANDTEFGLTGAVYTRSPERIADAKRRFHVGNLYVNRKCTGAMVGVHPFGGFNMSGTDSKAGGHDYLLLFTQAKAISEKV from the coding sequence ATGGAGCCCTACGCGTTCGCCAACGAGCCCTTCGTCGATTTCTCGAAGGACGAGAACCGGAACAAAATGCAGGAGGCGCTGTCGCACGTCGCCTCGAAGCTCGGCCGCACCTACCCGCTGATCATCGACGGAAAGAAAATCGAGCGGAAGGAGACCTTCGCGTCGCGGAACCCCGCGAAGAAGAGCCAGGTCATCGGCCACTTCGCCGCCGGGACGCGCGAGGACGTCGAGACGGCCCTCGCTGCGGCGTGGAAGGCCTTCGAGACGTGGCAGCACGTCGCTCCCGAGGACCGGGCTTCGGTTCTCTTCCGGTGCGCGTCGATCCTGAGGCGGCGCAAGTTCGAGATGTCGGCGTGGATGGTCCACGAGGTCGGCAAGCCCTGGGCCGAGGCCGACGCCGACACCGCCGAGGCGATCGACTTCTGCGAGTTCTACGCGCGCGAGGCGCTGCGCCTTGCCGGCAAGCACCCGCTGACCCGCGTCCCGCACGAGCGCAACGAGCTCCGCTACATCCCGCTCGGCGCCGGCGCCGCCATCCCGCCGTGGAACTTCCCGCTCGCCATCATGGCCGGCATGACCGTCGCCGCGGTCGTCACCGGGAACACGATCGTGATGAAGCCGAGCAGCGACGCCCCCGCCATCGCCTACGCCTTCATGGAGGTGCTCGAGGAGGCCGGGCTGCCGCCGGGGGTCGTGAACTTCCTGAGCGGAGCGGGTGCGACGGTCGGCGATCCCCTCATCGATCATCCGAGGACCCGCTTCGTCGCCTTCACGGGATCGAAGGAGGTCGGTCTCAGGATCAACGAGCGCGCGGCGAAGCCGAACCCCGGGCAGATCTGGATCAAGAGGGTCATCGTCGAGATGGGCGGGAAGGACGCCATCCTCGTCGCCGACGACGCGGACGTCGACGAGGCCGCGCGCGGCATCGTCGCCTCGGCCTTCGGCTACTCGGGCCAGAAGTGCTCCGCGTGCTCGCGCGCTATCGTCGACGCGAAGGTGTACGACGCCGTTCTCGAGAAGGTGGCCGCCGGGACGCGGGCGATCACCGTCGGCGATCCGACCGATCCGAAGACCCAGATGGGACCGGTCATCAATGATCGCGCCCAGGCCACCATCCTCGGCTACGTCGAGGCGGGGAAGCGCGAGGGAAGGCTCGTCACGGGTGGCGAGGCGGGCTCGCCCGACGGCTCCTTCGTCCAGCCGACCGTCATCGCCGACGTTCCGGCGAGGGGGAAGATCGCACAGGAGGAGATCTTCGGCCCCGTCCTCGCGGTCATCAAGGCCAAGGACTTCGAGGACGGCCTGCGGATCGCGAACGACACCGAGTTCGGCCTGACTGGCGCGGTCTACACCCGATCGCCGGAGCGCATCGCCGACGCGAAGCGGCGATTCCACGTGGGGAACCTCTACGTGAACAGGAAGTGCACGGGCGCGATGGTGGGGGTCCACCCCTTCGGCGGCTTCAACATGTCGGGGACGGATTCAAAAGCGGGCGGACACGACTACCTCCTGCTCTTCACGCAGGCGAAGGCGATCAGCGAAAAGGTATGA
- a CDS encoding glutathione S-transferase family protein translates to MIKLHCFDRSPYGWKARVVLAEKNVPYELVPPPQNKNEDPQFGKMNPFRLTPVLELEDGRTIYESTVIAEYLEDRYPSPAMLPKDPYDRARVRMIEDTTDQYLLAASRKFTMAQFEYAPPLLKRKPAAQIDHKAIEEAKIEIHGHLARLERELQGRTFFGGDAFSLADASLLAPITQGWVTLGLLPDPKYPNIAAWSKRVMERASYKASAPKEPLRIAES, encoded by the coding sequence TTGATCAAGCTCCACTGCTTCGACCGGTCTCCCTACGGCTGGAAGGCGCGCGTCGTGCTCGCCGAGAAAAACGTCCCGTACGAGCTCGTCCCGCCTCCCCAGAACAAGAATGAGGACCCGCAGTTCGGGAAGATGAACCCGTTCCGCCTGACGCCCGTGCTCGAGCTCGAGGACGGCCGCACGATCTACGAGTCGACGGTCATCGCCGAGTACCTCGAGGATCGGTACCCGTCCCCGGCCATGCTTCCGAAGGACCCCTACGACAGGGCGCGCGTCCGCATGATCGAGGACACTACCGACCAGTACCTCCTCGCGGCCTCGCGCAAGTTCACGATGGCGCAGTTCGAGTACGCGCCGCCGCTCCTGAAGCGGAAGCCGGCCGCCCAGATCGACCACAAGGCGATCGAGGAGGCCAAGATCGAGATCCACGGCCACCTCGCGCGCCTCGAGAGGGAGCTCCAGGGCCGGACCTTCTTCGGAGGGGACGCCTTCTCGCTCGCGGACGCCTCGCTGCTCGCGCCGATCACGCAGGGGTGGGTGACGCTGGGACTCCTCCCGGATCCGAAGTACCCGAACATCGCCGCGTGGTCGAAGCGGGTGATGGAGAGGGCCTCGTACAAGGCCTCGGCTCCGAAGGAGCCGCTTCGCATCGCGGAGAGCTGA
- a CDS encoding ribonuclease D encodes MDSRPWEWIDTAEGVSALARAVADEPVIGLDTESDSFHHYQEQVCLVQVSTRRTDYLIDPIAAKDLSPLAKPLGDPRREIVLHGSDYDIVCLKRDFAIHFTRIFDTVLAAQLLGYPATGLSALIERHFGVKVSKQHQRDEWYKRPLSESQIRYALTDTRYLLPLREILGAELVAAGRLAWAEEEFSLLTQREWSREPFHPDHFWKIRGVRDLGRREQGVLRELAVLRDGRSRAVNRPPFKVIPDQTLTALAHAKPKNEGDLKRVRGMSPLMIRRFGEEILEAIRRGLSLPENDLPVATRGERRQGDPAANRRLEALKEWRRKKAESLKLDPGVLAPQSTLQALARSGIATPSELESITGVTRWRLREFGAEWVAVMNPAR; translated from the coding sequence ATGGATTCGCGCCCCTGGGAGTGGATCGACACGGCCGAGGGGGTGTCGGCGCTCGCCCGGGCCGTCGCCGACGAGCCCGTCATCGGCCTCGACACCGAGAGCGACTCGTTCCACCACTACCAGGAGCAGGTCTGCCTCGTGCAGGTGTCGACGCGAAGGACGGATTACCTCATCGACCCGATCGCCGCGAAGGATCTCTCGCCGCTCGCGAAGCCCCTGGGGGATCCCCGGCGGGAGATCGTCCTCCACGGCTCCGACTACGACATCGTCTGCCTCAAGCGGGATTTCGCCATCCACTTCACGAGAATCTTCGACACCGTCCTGGCCGCGCAACTCCTGGGGTACCCCGCGACGGGCCTTTCGGCTCTCATCGAGCGGCATTTCGGCGTCAAGGTCTCCAAGCAGCACCAGCGCGACGAGTGGTACAAGCGCCCGCTCTCCGAATCGCAGATTCGCTACGCGCTCACCGACACCCGGTATCTCCTGCCGCTGCGCGAGATCCTCGGCGCGGAGCTGGTGGCCGCGGGCCGCCTCGCGTGGGCCGAGGAGGAGTTCTCGCTCCTGACCCAGCGCGAGTGGTCGCGCGAGCCCTTTCATCCGGATCATTTCTGGAAGATCCGCGGCGTGCGGGACCTGGGCCGGCGCGAGCAGGGAGTCCTGAGGGAACTCGCGGTCCTGCGCGACGGACGATCCCGCGCGGTGAACCGGCCGCCATTCAAGGTGATCCCCGACCAGACGCTGACCGCGCTCGCGCACGCGAAGCCGAAAAACGAGGGAGACCTGAAGCGCGTCCGCGGGATGTCGCCGCTCATGATCCGCCGCTTCGGCGAGGAGATCCTCGAGGCCATCCGCCGCGGCCTTTCGCTGCCCGAGAACGACCTTCCCGTGGCGACGCGCGGCGAGAGGCGCCAGGGAGATCCCGCGGCCAATCGGCGGCTCGAGGCCCTGAAGGAGTGGCGCCGGAAGAAGGCCGAGTCGCTGAAGCTCGACCCCGGCGTCCTCGCGCCGCAGTCGACGCTTCAGGCGCTCGCGCGCAGCGGCATCGCCACGCCTTCGGAGCTCGAGTCGATCACGGGCGTGACGCGGTGGCGCCTCCGCGAGTTCGGCGCGGAGTGGGTCGCCGTGATGAACCCCGCGCGCTGA